The proteins below come from a single Piscinibacter gummiphilus genomic window:
- a CDS encoding DUF2933 domain-containing protein produces the protein MATSTTPAVTTTSRSRWFLPVVAAAWLAGAAGAYFLLTRHFDHALQALPYFILLACPLMHLFMHRRHGHGRQPQDPQQHDR, from the coding sequence ATGGCAACCTCCACAACACCCGCCGTGACCACCACATCGCGTTCTCGCTGGTTCCTGCCCGTTGTCGCCGCGGCCTGGCTCGCCGGCGCCGCGGGAGCGTATTTCCTGCTGACCCGGCATTTCGACCATGCCCTGCAGGCACTGCCGTATTTCATCCTGCTGGCCTGTCCGTTGATGCATCTCTTCATGCACCGGCGCCACGGTCACGGGCGGCAGCCACAAGACCCACAACAACACGACCGGTGA
- the cueR gene encoding Cu(I)-responsive transcriptional regulator, with amino-acid sequence MKHAATDTVASGPYNIGEAASRSGVTAKMVRHYESLGLLPKVGRTDSGYRQYTDKEVHTLRFIRRGRSLGFSMSEISELLKLYQDRRRASANVKKIALAHVEDLNRRMEEMAAMKRTLERLAECCHGDHRPDCPILDELAD; translated from the coding sequence ATGAAGCACGCCGCGACAGACACCGTGGCCTCCGGTCCCTACAACATCGGGGAGGCCGCCAGCCGCTCGGGCGTCACCGCCAAGATGGTCCGACACTACGAGTCGCTCGGCTTGCTGCCCAAGGTCGGCCGGACCGACTCCGGCTACCGCCAGTACACGGACAAGGAGGTGCACACCCTGCGCTTCATCCGTCGCGGCCGCAGCCTCGGCTTCAGCATGTCGGAGATCTCCGAGCTGCTCAAGCTGTACCAGGACCGGCGCCGCGCGAGCGCGAACGTCAAGAAGATCGCACTCGCCCATGTCGAGGACCTGAACCGCCGCATGGAAGAAATGGCCGCCATGAAGCGCACGCTGGAGCGCCTGGCCGAGTGCTGTCACGGCGACCATCGGCCCGACTGTCCCATCCTCGACGAACTGGCAGATTGA
- a CDS encoding heavy metal translocating P-type ATPase, with protein MNTATLLHPAVPTREWSFPVEGMTCASCVLRVEKSLAAVPGVADVTVNLATEAATVQADASVKPEALQAAIEKAGYSVAAQTLELQIEGMTCASCVGRVEKALKRVPGVVNAEVNLATERAQVRMAGSADAAALIAAVEKAGYTAKPAIEADQPSSGLASSPKLPDWWQVAVAAVLSFPLVVPMVADLFGLDWMLPGWLQLALATPVQFWLGARFYKAGWKALRAGAGNMDLLVALGTSAGYGLSVYQLWVHSGHGMTHLYFEASAVVITLVLLGKWLEGRAKRQTTEAIRALNALRPEHARVRRAGVDVDVPVAAVKVGDLVVIRPGERVPVDAEVVEGASQVDESLITGESLPVAKHVGDKLTGGSVNAEGLLIARTIAVGAESTLSRIVRLVESAQAKKAPIQRLVDRVSGVFVPVVIGIAAITLLGWGLATGDWEAAILNAVAVLVIACPCALGLATPTAIMAGTGVAARHGILIKDAEALEVAHSVKVVAFDKTGTLTEGKPELVAFEAADGQHAALLGTAAAIQANSEHPLARAVMDAARRDQVGVPMASDVRAVAGRGMAATVRGRALRLGSTRFMEELRVDLSPLKSRAIELESQGRTVSWLAEAGDRPRLLGLLAFGDAVKPSAAKAVRRLRDLGVKTVLVTGDNRGSARMVGEQLGMDEIESEVLPEDKANIVGRLKLGGDRVAMVGDGINDAPALAAADVGIAMSTGTDVAMHAAGITLMRGNPALVADAIDISRRSYAKIRQNLFWAFVYNVVGIPLAAFGLLSPVIAGAAMAFSSVSVVTNALMLRRWKGSEE; from the coding sequence ATGAACACCGCCACCTTGCTGCACCCAGCCGTGCCCACACGCGAATGGTCTTTCCCTGTGGAAGGCATGACCTGCGCCTCCTGCGTGCTGCGCGTCGAGAAATCGCTCGCCGCCGTGCCCGGAGTCGCAGATGTGACGGTGAACCTGGCCACCGAGGCTGCGACGGTGCAGGCCGACGCATCGGTCAAGCCCGAGGCGCTACAGGCGGCCATCGAGAAGGCCGGCTACAGCGTGGCCGCGCAGACGCTGGAGTTGCAGATCGAGGGCATGACCTGCGCTTCCTGCGTTGGCCGCGTCGAAAAGGCATTGAAGCGTGTGCCCGGTGTCGTGAACGCCGAAGTCAATTTGGCCACCGAGCGAGCCCAAGTGAGGATGGCTGGCAGCGCGGACGCGGCAGCCCTCATCGCGGCCGTCGAAAAAGCCGGTTACACCGCCAAGCCTGCCATTGAAGCAGATCAGCCGTCTTCTGGCCTGGCGTCTTCGCCAAAGCTTCCCGACTGGTGGCAGGTGGCCGTCGCCGCCGTGCTGTCGTTCCCACTGGTCGTCCCGATGGTCGCCGACCTGTTCGGCCTCGACTGGATGCTGCCGGGATGGCTTCAGCTCGCTTTGGCGACTCCGGTGCAGTTCTGGCTGGGCGCGCGCTTCTACAAGGCGGGCTGGAAGGCGCTGCGCGCCGGCGCCGGCAACATGGACCTGCTGGTGGCACTCGGCACGAGCGCCGGTTACGGCCTGAGCGTGTACCAGTTGTGGGTGCACAGCGGCCACGGCATGACGCACCTCTATTTCGAGGCGTCTGCGGTGGTGATCACCCTGGTGCTGCTGGGCAAGTGGCTCGAAGGCCGCGCCAAGCGACAGACCACGGAAGCGATCCGTGCGCTCAACGCGCTGCGTCCGGAGCATGCCCGTGTGCGTCGCGCTGGCGTCGATGTCGACGTGCCTGTCGCCGCCGTCAAGGTGGGTGACCTGGTGGTCATCCGACCCGGCGAGCGGGTGCCGGTGGATGCCGAGGTGGTGGAAGGCGCAAGCCAGGTCGACGAGTCGCTGATCACGGGCGAGAGCCTCCCGGTGGCCAAGCACGTCGGTGACAAGCTGACCGGCGGCTCGGTCAACGCCGAAGGCCTTCTCATCGCCAGGACGATCGCGGTGGGCGCCGAGTCGACGCTGTCGCGCATCGTGCGCCTGGTGGAGTCGGCGCAGGCCAAGAAGGCGCCGATCCAACGCCTGGTGGACCGGGTGAGTGGCGTCTTCGTGCCGGTGGTGATCGGTATCGCGGCCATCACCCTGCTGGGCTGGGGGCTCGCCACGGGCGACTGGGAGGCGGCCATCCTGAACGCGGTCGCGGTGCTCGTCATTGCCTGCCCGTGTGCCCTGGGCCTTGCCACGCCGACAGCCATCATGGCCGGTACCGGTGTCGCCGCCCGTCACGGCATCCTCATCAAGGACGCCGAAGCCCTCGAAGTCGCGCACAGTGTGAAGGTGGTCGCATTCGACAAGACCGGCACGCTGACCGAGGGCAAGCCGGAGTTGGTGGCCTTCGAAGCCGCCGATGGTCAGCATGCCGCGCTGCTCGGCACCGCTGCGGCAATCCAGGCGAACAGCGAGCATCCGTTGGCCCGTGCCGTGATGGATGCAGCACGCCGTGACCAGGTCGGTGTGCCGATGGCGAGCGACGTGCGCGCCGTGGCAGGGCGAGGCATGGCCGCCACGGTGCGAGGCCGGGCGCTGCGGCTCGGCAGCACACGCTTCATGGAAGAGCTGCGCGTTGACCTCTCGCCGCTGAAGTCACGCGCGATCGAACTCGAATCGCAAGGCCGGACCGTGTCCTGGCTCGCTGAGGCGGGAGATCGACCGAGGCTGCTCGGCTTGCTCGCCTTCGGCGACGCGGTCAAACCCAGCGCTGCGAAGGCGGTTCGGCGACTGCGTGATCTGGGCGTGAAGACAGTGCTCGTGACCGGCGACAACCGCGGCAGCGCCCGCATGGTGGGCGAGCAACTGGGGATGGACGAGATCGAGTCCGAAGTGCTGCCCGAGGACAAGGCCAACATCGTCGGCCGCTTGAAGCTCGGAGGCGACCGGGTGGCCATGGTGGGCGACGGCATCAACGATGCGCCGGCGCTGGCCGCCGCCGACGTGGGCATCGCCATGTCCACCGGCACGGACGTCGCCATGCATGCGGCAGGCATCACGCTCATGCGTGGCAACCCGGCGCTCGTGGCCGATGCAATCGACATTTCACGCCGCAGCTACGCCAAGATCCGTCAGAACCTCTTCTGGGCGTTCGTCTACAACGTGGTCGGCATCCCGCTTGCAGCCTTTGGCTTGTTGAGCCCCGTGATCGCCGGCGCGGCGATGGCATTCAGCAGCGTGAGCGTCGTCACCAACGCCTTGATGCTGCGCCGTTGGAAAGGAAGCGAAGAATGA
- a CDS encoding four-helix bundle copper-binding protein, with product MAHQQYTSCIDACDACATACSHCATACLQEPDVKAMARCIALDIDCAEICRLASAAMARDSEHAQAICRLCADICEACGEECGKHQMDHCQACAQACRRCAQECLRMAQAARTTSPTARSAGHAH from the coding sequence ATGGCCCACCAACAGTACACATCGTGTATCGACGCCTGCGACGCGTGCGCAACCGCCTGCAGTCATTGCGCAACGGCTTGCCTGCAGGAACCAGATGTCAAGGCCATGGCTCGGTGCATCGCGCTTGACATCGACTGCGCCGAGATCTGCAGACTCGCCTCGGCCGCGATGGCGCGTGACAGTGAACATGCGCAAGCGATTTGCCGCCTGTGCGCCGACATCTGCGAAGCCTGCGGTGAAGAGTGCGGCAAGCACCAGATGGACCATTGCCAAGCCTGCGCGCAGGCGTGCCGCCGTTGCGCGCAGGAATGCCTTCGCATGGCGCAGGCAGCCCGGACCACGTCGCCAACGGCCCGCTCGGCCGGGCACGCGCACTGA
- a CDS encoding DUF305 domain-containing protein translates to MQLAIDHHYTALRATELAAGTDTQRNGEISPMEGTSPTPGFAATPAKAALDDLKSLARRNNRMQREEIMTLKTFLREWYGIDYQPRVRPDGRKMLALLDQAKPGADFNHVFLEVLSRHHYTLMEPVNGCITGSDLRHEALRRECSSMWHSQTADIQMMREELHKHFGIADYQPFKGRDPLREPMDTPRGQHTGSSQEAQ, encoded by the coding sequence ATGCAGCTCGCGATCGACCACCACTACACCGCATTGCGCGCCACCGAGCTCGCCGCCGGCACCGACACTCAGCGCAATGGGGAGATTTCGCCCATGGAGGGCACATCTCCGACGCCGGGCTTCGCCGCCACCCCGGCGAAGGCCGCGCTCGACGACCTCAAGTCGCTGGCCCGGCGCAACAACCGGATGCAGCGCGAAGAGATCATGACCCTCAAGACGTTCCTGCGCGAGTGGTACGGCATCGACTACCAGCCGCGCGTCCGCCCGGACGGCCGCAAGATGCTTGCCTTGCTCGATCAGGCGAAGCCGGGCGCTGACTTCAACCACGTGTTCCTTGAGGTGCTCAGCCGCCACCACTACACCTTGATGGAGCCGGTGAACGGCTGCATCACCGGAAGCGACTTGCGACATGAAGCCTTGCGCCGCGAATGCTCGAGCATGTGGCACAGCCAGACGGCCGACATCCAGATGATGCGAGAAGAGTTGCACAAGCATTTCGGCATCGCGGACTACCAGCCGTTCAAGGGCCGCGACCCGCTGCGCGAGCCGATGGACACGCCGCGCGGGCAGCACACGGGCAGTTCCCAGGAAGCTCAATGA
- a CDS encoding copper-translocating P-type ATPase gives MNPHGGMGTPDAASEGYYVCPMHPEVRSDAPGRCPKCGMNLVRDTGEGPSGVAHGAQPASQAVSHTHAHQHAHHGQSEALAVPSMAVPASAPASPYVPPVDRGSQPVEPQGATVYTCPMHPEIRQDRPGNCPKCGMTLEPLIPEATADDDNPELRDFSRRFWWTLPLTVVVTVLAMAGHRLGWMDPARQSWLELVLSLPIVLWAGWPFFARCAQSFRHRSPNMWTLIGIGTGAAFLYSVVATVAPQVFPASFAAHGRIGVYFEAAAVIISLTLLGQMLELRARSQTSAAIKSLLGLSPKTARRIEDDGSEADVPLTHVHVGDRLRIRPGEKVPVDGVVLEGSSAIDEAMLTGEPVPVTKRPGDNVIGATINTSGTLVMRSEKVGSQTMLSQIVQMVAQAQRSKAPMQRMADQVAGYFVLVVVGIALLSFFAWGIFGGEQGWQYGLINAVSVLIIACPCALGLATPMSIMVATGRAATQGVLFRDASAIENFRKVDTMIVDKTGTLTEGKPAFERALAAAGTTDEEVLRLAASLDQGSEHPLAQAIVDAARSRQLPLAAAVDFESSTGIGVRGTVEGRRLSLGNTALMEQDGVDVSVLRSQAEQLREHGSSVMFLARDRQLLGLLAVADPIKASTPEALQSLHDAGMRVVMATGDGLTTARSVAQKLGIDEVHGEVKPADKLALVDRLQREGRVVGMAGDGINDAPALAKADVGVAMGTGTDVAMNSAQVTLVKGDLRGIARAREISESTVANMRQNLGFAFIYNALGVPLAAGVLYPFTGWLLSPMIAALAMSLSSFSVVTNSLRLRSKR, from the coding sequence ATGAATCCCCACGGGGGAATGGGTACGCCGGACGCGGCATCTGAGGGCTACTACGTGTGCCCTATGCACCCCGAGGTGCGCTCCGACGCGCCCGGTCGTTGTCCCAAGTGCGGCATGAACCTCGTGCGTGACACAGGCGAAGGCCCAAGCGGCGTGGCCCATGGTGCGCAGCCGGCCTCTCAAGCTGTTTCCCATACGCACGCGCACCAGCACGCGCATCACGGCCAGAGCGAGGCGCTTGCGGTGCCGTCAATGGCAGTTCCCGCTTCCGCCCCTGCCTCGCCGTACGTGCCACCCGTCGATCGTGGATCACAGCCGGTGGAGCCCCAAGGGGCGACGGTGTACACCTGCCCAATGCATCCGGAGATCCGGCAGGACCGTCCGGGCAATTGCCCGAAATGCGGCATGACGCTGGAGCCGCTGATTCCGGAGGCGACGGCCGACGACGACAACCCCGAGCTGCGCGATTTCTCGCGCCGATTCTGGTGGACGCTCCCGCTGACCGTGGTCGTCACGGTGTTAGCGATGGCCGGACACCGTCTGGGCTGGATGGATCCCGCGCGGCAGAGCTGGCTCGAGCTGGTGCTCTCCTTGCCGATCGTGTTGTGGGCAGGGTGGCCGTTCTTCGCCCGCTGCGCCCAGTCCTTCCGCCACCGCAGCCCCAACATGTGGACGCTGATCGGCATTGGCACCGGCGCCGCATTCCTGTACAGCGTGGTGGCGACCGTGGCGCCGCAGGTGTTTCCTGCAAGTTTTGCGGCGCACGGGCGCATCGGCGTCTACTTCGAAGCCGCGGCGGTCATCATCTCGCTGACTTTGCTCGGCCAGATGCTCGAGTTGCGTGCGCGCTCGCAGACGTCGGCGGCCATCAAGTCTTTGCTGGGCCTGTCGCCCAAGACCGCGCGGCGCATCGAGGACGACGGCTCTGAAGCCGATGTGCCGCTGACCCATGTCCACGTGGGTGACCGGCTGCGCATCCGCCCGGGCGAGAAGGTTCCGGTCGACGGCGTGGTGCTGGAGGGTTCCAGCGCGATCGACGAAGCGATGCTCACCGGGGAGCCAGTGCCCGTCACCAAACGCCCCGGTGACAACGTGATCGGCGCGACGATCAACACCTCCGGCACGCTCGTCATGCGCTCCGAGAAAGTCGGCTCGCAGACGATGCTGTCTCAGATCGTGCAGATGGTCGCTCAGGCGCAGCGCTCCAAGGCGCCGATGCAGCGCATGGCCGATCAGGTGGCCGGATACTTCGTGTTGGTGGTGGTGGGGATCGCCTTGCTGTCGTTCTTCGCCTGGGGCATCTTCGGCGGAGAGCAGGGCTGGCAGTACGGCCTCATCAACGCAGTGTCGGTGCTCATCATCGCCTGTCCCTGTGCCCTGGGTCTGGCCACACCCATGTCCATCATGGTGGCCACCGGGCGTGCCGCGACGCAAGGCGTTCTCTTCCGTGACGCCTCTGCGATCGAGAACTTCCGCAAGGTCGACACGATGATCGTCGACAAGACTGGCACGCTCACGGAGGGCAAGCCAGCCTTCGAGCGGGCGCTCGCCGCGGCGGGGACGACCGACGAGGAAGTGCTTCGCCTGGCTGCCAGCCTCGACCAGGGCAGCGAACATCCCTTGGCGCAGGCGATCGTCGATGCGGCGAGGAGCCGCCAGCTCCCGCTCGCCGCCGCTGTCGATTTCGAATCGTCCACCGGCATCGGTGTGCGCGGCACGGTGGAAGGCCGCCGGCTGTCACTCGGCAACACCGCGCTGATGGAGCAAGATGGCGTCGACGTGTCGGTGCTGCGCTCGCAGGCGGAGCAGTTGCGAGAACACGGCAGCAGCGTGATGTTCCTCGCCCGTGACCGTCAGCTGCTCGGGCTGCTCGCCGTGGCGGATCCGATCAAGGCGAGCACCCCGGAAGCGCTGCAAAGCCTGCACGACGCGGGCATGCGGGTGGTAATGGCCACCGGCGACGGCCTGACAACCGCGCGCTCGGTCGCCCAGAAGCTGGGCATCGACGAGGTGCATGGCGAGGTCAAGCCCGCTGACAAGCTGGCGCTGGTCGATCGGCTGCAGCGCGAAGGACGCGTCGTCGGCATGGCTGGCGACGGCATCAACGACGCACCGGCGCTGGCCAAGGCCGACGTCGGCGTGGCGATGGGAACCGGCACCGACGTGGCGATGAACAGTGCCCAGGTGACGCTCGTCAAGGGCGACCTGCGTGGCATCGCTCGTGCTCGGGAGATTTCCGAGAGCACCGTCGCCAACATGCGGCAGAACCTCGGCTTCGCGTTCATCTACAACGCGTTGGGCGTGCCGCTTGCGGCCGGCGTGCTGTACCCGTTCACGGGCTGGTTGCTGTCGCCCATGATCGCAGCGCTGGCCATGAGCCTGTCGTCATTCAGCGTGGTGACGAACTCGCTTCGCTTGCGCTCAAAGCGTTGA
- a CDS encoding DUF305 domain-containing protein, giving the protein MPRDRGTPRNRIQTSKKEFDMDHKAHAHAEHGEAAGAGTAHGGSSSQAYWMFALNLALSLIPMYLAMFTMIDGWSDFRNNVNMLYMALTMLAPMGIIMLATMGTMYGNKRLNVALYVGLAVLFAASLLATRRQALVDNQQFVDSMIPHHSGAILMCREAKLTDPELRKLCDDIVKAQRAEITQMEAIAARLRSGK; this is encoded by the coding sequence TTGCCCCGCGACCGCGGCACCCCAAGGAACCGTATCCAAACCAGCAAGAAGGAGTTCGACATGGACCACAAAGCTCATGCCCACGCCGAGCACGGTGAAGCCGCAGGCGCCGGGACTGCCCATGGCGGTTCGTCCAGCCAGGCATATTGGATGTTCGCGCTCAATCTGGCCTTGAGCCTGATTCCGATGTACCTCGCCATGTTCACCATGATCGACGGGTGGAGCGACTTTCGGAACAACGTGAACATGCTCTACATGGCGCTGACCATGCTGGCCCCGATGGGCATCATCATGCTGGCAACCATGGGCACGATGTATGGCAACAAGCGGCTCAACGTGGCGCTCTATGTCGGCTTGGCGGTCCTGTTCGCCGCTTCGCTGTTGGCAACACGCCGCCAGGCGCTGGTCGACAACCAGCAGTTCGTCGACTCGATGATCCCGCATCACTCGGGCGCCATCCTCATGTGCCGAGAGGCCAAGCTCACCGACCCGGAGCTTCGCAAACTTTGCGATGACATCGTCAAGGCGCAACGCGCAGAGATCACCCAGATGGAGGCGATCGCCGCGCGCCTGCGTTCAGGCAAATAG
- a CDS encoding copper-binding protein: protein MKNAISLLSVALVFATGSAFAGGDHGGGHGHDKSTNTTVAQAAAGADMVDGEVRKVDADNKKITVKHGEIKNLQMPGMTMVFQVKDPAMLSNLKVGDKIRFAAEKSSGAIVITQLEAAK from the coding sequence ATGAAGAACGCCATTTCTCTGCTCTCAGTCGCCCTCGTCTTCGCCACCGGCAGCGCCTTCGCCGGCGGTGACCACGGCGGCGGCCACGGCCACGACAAGTCCACGAACACCACTGTGGCCCAGGCGGCTGCCGGTGCCGACATGGTGGACGGCGAGGTGCGCAAGGTCGACGCTGACAACAAGAAGATCACCGTCAAGCACGGCGAGATCAAGAACCTGCAGATGCCGGGCATGACCATGGTATTCCAGGTCAAGGACCCGGCGATGCTCAGCAACCTCAAGGTGGGCGACAAGATCCGCTTCGCGGCTGAAAAGTCGAGTGGCGCCATCGTCATCACCCAGCTCGAAGCGGCGAAGTAA
- a CDS encoding heavy-metal-associated domain-containing protein codes for MIVFNVNDMTCGHCVGAVTKAVKAVEPGATVSVNLANKRVEIEATSADTQTLKLAIEEAGYTPVEVAGASQPAAARGGSCCGTCH; via the coding sequence ATGATTGTGTTCAACGTCAACGACATGACCTGCGGCCACTGCGTGGGTGCGGTCACCAAAGCGGTCAAGGCGGTCGAGCCCGGCGCGACCGTCTCGGTCAACCTTGCCAACAAGCGCGTGGAAATCGAGGCGACCAGCGCCGACACGCAGACGCTCAAGTTGGCGATCGAGGAGGCCGGCTACACCCCAGTGGAAGTGGCCGGTGCGTCGCAGCCAGCGGCGGCCCGCGGGGGCAGCTGCTGCGGCACCTGCCACTGA
- the fdx gene encoding ISC system 2Fe-2S type ferredoxin: MPVIKILPHPDYAPQGSTIQALPGTSICEALLENGIDIEHACEMSSACTTCHVVVRQGFESLNEIEEGEEDLLDRAWGLEAQSRLSCQAVLADQDVTIDIPRYTINHARE, translated from the coding sequence ATGCCCGTGATCAAGATCCTGCCGCACCCGGACTACGCGCCCCAGGGTTCCACCATCCAGGCTTTACCGGGCACCTCGATCTGCGAGGCGCTGCTCGAGAACGGGATCGACATCGAGCATGCCTGCGAGATGTCATCGGCCTGCACAACGTGCCACGTGGTCGTTCGCCAGGGGTTCGAGTCGCTCAACGAGATCGAGGAAGGTGAGGAGGACCTCCTGGACCGCGCCTGGGGACTCGAGGCGCAGTCCCGGCTGTCGTGCCAGGCCGTGCTCGCCGATCAGGACGTCACCATCGACATTCCCCGATACACCATCAACCACGCCCGCGAATGA
- a CDS encoding type II restriction endonuclease: MSQPLSLLIDRWKADEHATHRTWFLWEERLKNFRSIRRGIGQVVREVEAGTFGNAYRGSSLETVVGSIAEQRQIFKGADHAFLWKPKLRIPDIYENPVNQRAFGQLLHACDCCDNAEALVEAVNRIDALKIKGLGPAVANLLYFIHPTFVLPFNTAIVNGYNAVTGSNVKLGRWDHYLSMREGAMRLNATYRHQLSNDLGAIAGLLFDIGSGRYSAPPRGDDAQGLAAWEEDLSRVREESAAAAKQWAAARESDTTHTQIQGWLRDLGKRLGFSVWIASNDRGRAHEGGQLGDGCLTELLPGAMGSADAVRLIDVVWVEPSTRKVAAAFEVEHSTSIYSGIVRMLDLALGTEVGAASTLFLVAPDNRRDDVAAQLRRPAFSRVSELGIRYLPYSQLQQHRDAIARFGSGLKPVLEISQLL; encoded by the coding sequence ATGTCGCAGCCACTTTCATTGCTCATCGATCGCTGGAAGGCGGACGAACACGCCACGCATCGCACCTGGTTCCTGTGGGAAGAACGACTGAAGAACTTTCGGTCGATTCGACGTGGTATCGGTCAGGTAGTGCGTGAGGTCGAGGCAGGAACATTCGGGAACGCCTACCGGGGCTCCTCTTTGGAGACGGTCGTCGGATCCATCGCCGAGCAGCGGCAGATCTTCAAGGGCGCAGACCATGCTTTTCTGTGGAAGCCGAAACTGCGCATTCCCGACATCTACGAAAACCCGGTGAATCAGCGTGCGTTCGGCCAGTTGCTCCATGCATGCGACTGTTGCGACAACGCAGAGGCACTCGTGGAGGCGGTAAACCGCATCGATGCACTCAAGATCAAGGGGCTCGGTCCGGCCGTAGCGAACCTGCTGTACTTCATCCATCCGACCTTCGTGTTGCCGTTCAACACCGCCATCGTCAACGGCTACAACGCCGTGACGGGCAGCAATGTCAAGCTCGGACGCTGGGACCACTACCTGTCGATGCGCGAAGGCGCGATGAGGCTGAACGCCACCTACCGGCATCAGTTGTCCAACGATTTGGGCGCCATCGCCGGCCTGCTGTTCGACATTGGCAGTGGCCGCTACTCGGCGCCACCACGTGGAGACGATGCCCAAGGACTGGCAGCGTGGGAAGAGGACCTGTCGCGGGTGCGAGAAGAGTCCGCCGCGGCGGCGAAGCAGTGGGCTGCGGCGCGCGAGAGCGACACCACCCACACCCAGATCCAAGGGTGGCTGCGCGATCTGGGCAAACGCCTGGGATTCTCCGTGTGGATCGCATCGAACGACCGCGGGCGGGCGCATGAGGGCGGGCAGTTGGGTGACGGTTGCCTGACCGAGTTGCTCCCGGGCGCCATGGGAAGCGCCGACGCGGTGCGGCTGATCGACGTGGTGTGGGTCGAGCCGTCGACGCGGAAAGTGGCTGCGGCCTTCGAGGTGGAACACTCCACGTCCATCTATTCTGGGATCGTGCGCATGCTGGACCTGGCACTCGGAACCGAGGTCGGCGCGGCCAGCACCTTGTTCCTGGTCGCCCCCGATAACCGGCGTGACGATGTGGCAGCCCAGCTTCGTCGCCCGGCGTTCTCTCGAGTGTCGGAGCTCGGCATCCGCTATCTGCCGTACAGCCAGCTCCAGCAGCACCGGGACGCCATTGCCCGGTTCGGCAGCGGCCTCAAACCGGTCCTGGAGATCTCCCAGTTGCTGTGA
- a CDS encoding DUF411 domain-containing protein, which yields MKRREMLVAGLAAATMGAQANAAKPSLEVWKSPECGCCKGWMTHMEKNGFSIGKVHNDGNTDARKTLGLPLQVGSCHTAKVGPYALEGHVPAREVRRLLAERPAAVGLAVPAMPLGSPGMDGPDFDNQTQPYDVLLVLKDGSTRVFQSYR from the coding sequence ATGAAGCGCCGCGAGATGCTGGTCGCCGGTCTGGCCGCCGCCACGATGGGCGCCCAGGCCAATGCCGCCAAGCCGTCGCTTGAGGTGTGGAAGTCGCCCGAGTGCGGCTGCTGCAAGGGGTGGATGACCCACATGGAGAAGAACGGCTTCTCGATTGGCAAGGTCCACAACGATGGCAACACCGACGCCCGCAAAACCTTGGGCCTGCCACTTCAGGTTGGCTCCTGCCACACGGCGAAGGTCGGACCGTACGCCCTCGAGGGGCACGTTCCCGCGCGCGAGGTGCGGCGGCTTCTGGCCGAGCGCCCGGCGGCCGTCGGCCTGGCGGTCCCGGCAATGCCGCTCGGAAGCCCCGGCATGGACGGCCCCGATTTCGACAACCAGACCCAACCGTACGACGTGCTGCTGGTTCTTAAGGACGGCAGCACCCGTGTTTTCCAGTCCTACCGCTAA
- a CDS encoding cupredoxin family protein has product MKSKSIALAIALALSASVAFAGGTHAGGHGDESAIGVPGVAAKVTRTVEVNMTDNMRFTPASIDVKQGETVRFKVKNSGQVKHEFVLGTEKELKEHYQVMLKNPEMEHEEPNMITLAGGKTGEVIWQFTKAGKVDFGCLQPGHWDAGMKGAVTVAKGKAPAAKAADGHNHKH; this is encoded by the coding sequence ATGAAATCCAAATCCATTGCCCTTGCCATCGCGCTTGCCCTGAGCGCCTCCGTCGCCTTTGCGGGCGGCACCCACGCTGGCGGTCACGGCGACGAGAGCGCCATCGGGGTGCCGGGCGTGGCCGCCAAGGTCACCCGCACGGTCGAAGTCAACATGACCGACAACATGCGCTTCACGCCCGCCAGCATCGATGTCAAGCAGGGCGAGACGGTTCGCTTCAAGGTGAAGAACTCCGGCCAGGTGAAGCACGAGTTCGTGCTCGGCACCGAGAAGGAGCTCAAGGAGCACTACCAGGTGATGCTCAAGAACCCGGAGATGGAGCACGAGGAACCCAACATGATCACGTTGGCCGGCGGCAAGACGGGTGAGGTCATCTGGCAATTCACCAAGGCCGGCAAGGTCGACTTCGGCTGCCTGCAACCGGGGCACTGGGACGCCGGCATGAAGGGCGCGGTGACGGTCGCTAAGGGCAAGGCGCCGGCGGCGAAGGCGGCCGACGGCCACAACCACAAGCATTGA